A genomic stretch from Carassius auratus strain Wakin unplaced genomic scaffold, ASM336829v1 scaf_tig00214937, whole genome shotgun sequence includes:
- the LOC113093273 gene encoding leucine-rich repeat transmembrane neuronal protein 1-like: protein MLMDFLLIGLYLKWPLRKPPGLILCSLGIVLKIVPLVGGSCPRPCRCDNKLLYCEGLNLTDIPQNLSSAIGLSLRENNISELREGNFVGLSQLTWLFLDHNNIEIVEENAFERLRRVKELDLSTNRIESLPNGTFRPLPNLRILDLSYNRLQSLEPDLFHGLRKLTNLHLRYNALKFIPVRIFQDCRSMQFLDLGYNQLQSLARNSFAGLFKLTELHLEHNELVKVNLAHFPRLISLRTLYMRNNKATIVVSTLDWTWDHLEKIDFSNNEIEYIEPHVFESVPKLNTLMLDSNKLTYIDQRILDSWTSLTSITLSGNDWECSRNVCALASWLSNFQGQRDSGLLCASPDIAQGEDILDAVYAFQLCEDNVEVTTQIFTATRNHARGFIYDGPTRNPYDLQDVEGGEVVTNSLTVTVSADDLESTMQIHKVVTGTMALIFSFLIMVLMLYVSWKCFPAGIRQLRQCFTSQRRKQKQKQTMQQMATTSASEYYVDYKPNNIEGALVIINEYGSCTCQQQASRECEV from the coding sequence ATGCTAATGGATTTCCTCCTAATTGGTCTATACCTAAAGTGGCCGCTAAGGAAGCCCCCTGGGCTAATACTGTGCTCCCTCGGAATTGTTCTGAAAATAGTTCCACTGGTGGGGGGGAGCTGTCCGAGGCCGTGCCGATGCGACAACAAGCTGCTGTATTGTGAAGGGTTGAACCTGACTGACATCCCCCAAAACCTGAGCAGCGCCATTGGTTTGTCCCTGCGCGAGAATAACATCTCTGAGCTGCGGGAGGGGAACTTTGTGGGCCTGTCGCAGCTTACCTGGCTATTCTTGGACCATAACAACATTGAGATTGTGGAAGAGAATGCCTTCGAGAGGTTGCGAAGGGTTAAAGAGTTAGATCTGAGCACCAACCGGATAGAGAGCCTGCCCAACGGGACCTTCAGACCTCTGCCCAACCTACGAATACTGGATTTATCCTATAACAGACTTCAATCCTTGGAGCCAGACCTTTTCCATGGCCTTAGGAAGCTTACCAATTTACATTTGCGCTACAATGCCCTTAAATTCATCCCTGTGCGGATTTTCCAGGATTGCAGGAGCATGCAATTCCTGGATCTGGGTTACAACCAGCTGCAGAGCCTGGCACGTAATTCATTTGCCGGACTCTTCAAGCTCACTGAGCTGCATCTGGAGCACAACGAGTTGGTGAAAGTCAATCTGGCCCATTTCCCCCGCCTCATATCCCTGCGGACCCTCTACATGCGAAACAATAAGGCCACCATTGTGGTCAGCACCCTTGACTGGACCTGGGACCATTTGGAGAAAATTGACTTCTCCAACAATGAGATTGAGTACATTGAGCCACATGTGTTCGAGAGTGTCCCCAAGCTTAACACTCTTATGCTGGACTCTAATAAACTCACTTACATAGATCAGCGGATTTTGGACTCATGGACATCCCTGACCAGCATCACTCTGTCGGGAAATGACTGGGAATGCAGCAGGAATGTCTGTGCCTTGGCTTCCTGGCTCAGCAACTTCCAGGGACAACGTGACAGTGGCCTGCTGTGCGCCAGCCCAGACATCGCACAGGGTGAGGACATTCTGGATGCCGTCTATGCTTTCCAGTTATGCGAGGACAATGTGGAAGTAACAACGCAGATCTTCACAGCTACCAGAAACCATGCCAGAGGCTTCATATATGATGGCCCGACGAGAAACCCTTACGACCTGCAGGATGTGGAGGGCGGGGAAGTGGTGACCAACTCCTTAACAGTGACTGTGTCTGCTGATGACCTGGAGAGCACCATGCAGATTCACAAGGTGGTGACAGGCACCATGGCCCTTATTTTCTCCTTCCTGATCATGGTCCTCATGCTCTATGTGTCCTGGAAATGTTTCCCAGCAGGCATCAGGCAGTTGAGGCAGTGCTTCACCAGCCAGCGTCGCAAGCAGAAGCAGAAGCAGACCATGCAGCAGATGGCTACTACGTCTGCATCCGAGTACTACGTTGACTACAAACCCAACAATATTGAGGGGGCACTTGTCATCATCAACGAGTACGGCTCTTGCACATGCCAGCAGCAGGCATCTCGAGAGTGCGAGGTGTGA